The genomic interval TCGAGGCTCAGCCCGCGGCTCGCGCGGCGGAGGCGGCCGCCACCACGCGGCCCTCGAGCCAGCGTGTCGCGGCGAGGAGGCCCCAGAGGCGACGCCCGTGGTCGCGTTCGCCCGCGAGGTGCTCGCGCCAGAGTCGCCCGACGTGGTCGGGCCGGAAGACGCCCTGCGCGGCGAGGCGCCGCGGCGCCAGCAGCTCCTCGGCGAGGTCGCGGAGCCGGCCCGCGGCCCAGGCCTGCGGCGGGGGACCCGGATCTCGATGCGGCGCGCTCCGCACTGCCCGCGGCAGGAGATCCGCCGTCGCCGCGCCGAGGAGGAGCTGTCGTGCTCGCACGCCGCCGCGGTTCGCGGGTGGCGTGCTGGCGGCGATCTGCGCCAGCCGATGATCGGCGAACGGCAGCCGCAGCTCGACGCCTTCGGCGGCCGCCGCCGTGGTGACGGCGGCGCGCGCCGGCAGCCGGAACGCGACGTCGACGTAGTGGAACGCGTCCCGGGTGTCGGCGGCGCCGGCGGCGGCAGCGTCGGCGAACAGGCCCGCGAGCGCCCGCCAGGGCATGGCCTCCCCCATGGCCTCGAGCGCCTCGGGCGTGTAGAGCGCGGCGCGCTCCTCGGGCAGCAGGAGACTCACCTGGCGAGCGTAGAGCTCGAGCGGCGCGAGCCGGGCCCCGCCGACCGTCGCGTGCACGGCCGGCGACCAGAGCGCGGGCGCGACACGCGTCGAAACCTCGATCATCTCGCGCGCGAGAGCCGGCAGCCGCGCATAGTAGCCGATGCGTGCTGCCGCACGCGCCGGCGCGGACCCGCCGAAGATCTCGTCACCGCCCACCCCGGCGAGCGCCACGCGGACGTCGGCGGCGGCGCGCGCCGCGGCGAGCGCGAGCACCGGGTCGTCGAGGCTCGCACCCGGGCCGCCGTACGCGGCGAGCAGGTGCTCGAGCACGGCCGGCCATTCGGGCTCGCCGTCGACGGCGACATGCTCGATGCCGAGTTGCGCGGCCAGTCGGGCCGCCGCGCGTCCCTCTCCGGCGAACGTCGCGGTGTAGGCGCTGGCGGGTGAGCGCCGGTCGGCGGCGACGAGTGCCAGGAGCGCGGCCGCATCGAGCCCGCCCGAGAGGAGAAACCCCGCCACCACGCCGGCGAGCCGGAGGCGAATCGCCTCTCGCGCCTGCTCGCGCACCAGCGTCGCCGCCTCGGAGGCGGCGAGCCGCCGCTCCGGGAACGTGAGCTGCCAGTATTGCTGGAACCTCAGCCGGCCGCCTTCCCAGACCGCGATCTCCGCGGGCGCGAGCTGGCGGATGGCCGGGTGAAGCGTGGCCGGCGGCGGGACGAAGCCGAAGGTGAGGAAGGCATCGAGCGCCGCCGGGTCCCATGCCTGCGCGAGACCGGGCAAGGCGACGAGCGTCGGCAGCGCCGAGCTTGCGGCCAATCGATTGCCGTCGGCGGCGAAGTAGAGCGGCACGAGCCCCAGCTGATCGCGCGCCAGGAGGAGCCTCCCCCGCCGCGCGTCCCAGAGGGCGAGGGCAAAGGCCCCCCGCAGGGCCTGCACGGACTTGAGCCCGCGCTCCTCGTACAGATGCGCGACGATCTCGGCGTCGTCCCGCCCGCCCAGCGCATGCCGCCCCCCGAGCGCCACCGTGAGCTCGCGGCGGTTGTAGAGCCTGCCGGCGAGGACGGCCCGCACCGAGCGGTCCTCGTTGACGCCGACCGGGAGGCTCGGGTCGGCGCTCCGCGGCAGATGCGCCAGCAGCAGGGCCCGCCCGGTGAGGTCCGCACCTCTCCACCCCCCTGCTGGCGGCTCGTGGTCCGGCCACCCGGCAAGCACGAGCATCGTGTGCATGCTCAGCCCGAGCTCACCAGCTCGACCTCCTCCTGCACCACGGCCATCGTGTACTCCCGGTCGGCGACGCGCAGCGTGGCGCGGAGCTGGAAGGCGTCCTGGTGAAAGACGAGCTCGGCCGGCGCGTCGGCGCGGGGCACGAGCGCGTAGCCGAACACCAGCGGCAGGCGGCCGATCGCCAGCAGCGAGAGGACGGGGGCGGAGCGGCGCTCGCCATGACGTGCCGCGTACCAGCCCTGCGGGCGCGCATCGTCGATGCCGTGCACTGCGCGGACCTCGTGCGTGCCGGCCGGCACGATCTGCACCTGCGCCGTGGGGGAGCGAGCGGCCGTGAAGACGGGGCGGCCGCGGCACACGGCCGCGAGCCGCACGTCGGGGTGCAGGTGGATGAACGACTCCGCCTCCACCCCGCCCGCCCCGAGCAGCTCGTCTGCGATCACCCAGAAGCGTCCCGGCAGACAGAACACGCGCCGGCGGTGCTTGAGCGCGGGCGTCCGGTGCGCAAACCCGTCGTGCGTGCCCGCGAAGTACAGCAATCCGTCACGCATGATCCAGCGGACGTCGCTCACCTCCGGCGATCGGCGATCGTCGACGGCATCGACGGCGACCGTGTTGTGCGCGCGCCTGCTGCGGAAGTAGTCGCCCCAAGGGCCGGGCTCCTCGCCGCCGACCCCCGCGTCGACGACGAGCCGCATGCCACCGACCGACAGCTCGTAGCCGAAGAGATTCGGATCGCCGCCCGGCGGGGGCGTGCCGCCGTCGAGCAGCATGACGTCACCGGCATCGCCCGGCAGCACGTAGAAACCCGTCCGCCGCAGCGCCCGCGGCTCAGCCGCCTCGCGACGGCGCGGCAGGTTGGCATAGGCGCGGCGGCCCGCCTCGCCCAGCACGAGGAGCGGCCACACGCCCGGCAGCTCGCCGGCGGACGCGAGCGCCGGCTCGTGGAACAGGGCTGCCGCGGTGGCGAGCAGCTCGCGCGCCGGGCGGGCGACGCCGAGGGCGGCGTTGTGGAAAAGCGGCAGCTCGCCGTCCGGATGCAGGAGACGAGCAAGAAAGTCCGCCATGCTCTTGACGCTCTTGCGCGCCCACGGCGGCGCGTCGTCGTTGGCCGCACGCAGGAAGGCCAGGACCTCGAGGTAGTCGGCGAGCATGAGCGCGTGGGCGACGGGGTTCCGCGCGCGATGCCCACCGTCTTCGTTGACCTGCTCGCGCAGCTGGCCCCAGAGGAGCGCCGTGCCGGCGTCGAGCCAGCTCCGGGCTTCGAGCCCATCGAAGAAGCGTCCCGCCAGGAAGAGGGCTCGGCCGGCCGCCACGAGCCAGTGATCGGCAGGCTGCTCGCCGACTGTCGCGGCGAGCGCCGCTGCCTGGAGGTATAGACTTTCCCGCAGCGCACGCCGCGCGCCCGGGTCGTCCCGGAGCTCGCGTGCGAAGAAGACCTGCAGGTAGATCAGATTCGGGATCCGCCGGGCCAGCGCAGGCACCTCCCACGCCACGCCGGAGTAGGGAGTTGCGCCAGCGATCCATTCGCGGGCGAGGTCCGTGGCGACCTCGTACCAGCCCCCCCGCACCTCCGGCGTCGGGGCGAGCGTCGCGGCCACGCCGGCGGCGAAGAGATCGTCGAGGCTGTTGAGCGCGATGAGCCAGGGCTTCGGCTGGCCGCGCGGCTCCCAGTCTATCCGGCCCGGAAAGCCGATCGTCCGGCCGAAGAACTGGAAGCGCCTGCCGCGCAGCGCCTCGGCGCGCTCGAGCACCACCCGCGCCTCGCCGAGGTGCTGGCGCCCGAGCGCGGCGAGGCCCGGCAGGAAAGGCTCGCCATAGCGCGTACGCGGCTCGAGGCGCTTTCCCCGGCCCGGCGTCGCGAAGAGCGACCGCAGCCGGGCCTGAAGGCCCGCCCGCTCAGCCCGGCGCGCAACGTGCAGCGGCTGAAGGTCCGCCACGCCGCCTCCTCCCCACATTGCCACTCTAGCGGACGGCGGCCCGCGCGTCGAGTGCGGCGAGGGTCGTGGTCGCCATTTCCAGCCCGTCCCGCCCCCGGGCTTTCGGCCTTTCTTTTCTTCTCCAGTCGAAGCAGGCAAGCGGCTTGCGGCGGCGCCCGCCGTCATCTACAAGCCGGACCGCGCCATGCTCGCCGTCCGCCAGGCGCTCCGCGAGCTCAGGCGCCGTCGGGTGCGGAGCGCGCTCACGACGGGGGGCATCGCCATCGGCGTCGCCGCCCTCGTCCTGCTGGGCGCGCTCTCGGAGAAGATGAGCCGGCTCGTCGAGGGGGGACGGGACTTCGCGACGGGCCAGGTCACGGTGAGCGGTGCGGGGACCGGCGCGCTCAGCGGGATGACACGCGGCGGGTTGCTCACGGCCGAGCAGCTGCGCGCGCTCGAAACGATCGACGGGGTGGCGGCAGTGGCGCCGATCGTCATGTTCCCCGCGGCGGACGCGCCGGCGGCCCTGCCGCTCACGCTGGCGCCCCTCGTGTTCGGCGTCGACATGGAAGCGCTCGCGCTCAACCGGCGCTCGCCGCGGCCGCGCGTCAGCGCCGGCCGCCTGGTCCCGGCGCCCGCCTCCGACGAGGCCGTCCTCGGCAACCAGGTGGCACGCCTCTATCACGTGGGCCCGGGCGACCCGATCACCGTCCGCGGCAAGCGTTTCCGGGTCGTCGGCGTCCTCGAGCCGACGCTGACCGGCCCCGACAGCTTCGTGTTCATGTCGTTCCCGACCGCCCAGCGGCTCTTGATCGACAGCGAGCCGCTTCTCCGCCGCCTGCTGCTCGTCCCAGGCTCGAACCTGCTGCCGATCGCCACCGCCGCGGCGGTGTTCTGGGCGAGCGGCCAGGATCCCGAGGCCCTCGCCGCGCGCATTCGCGAGCGGCTCCCGGGCCTCTCGGTGGTGTCGCCCCGCGACGCGTCGATCCAGCTCGACCGCGCCCTCGCCTTCCTGAACGCCGTCATCGTGGGCAGCGGGCTGGTCGCGCTCCTCGTCGCCTCGCTCGCCGTGACCAACACCATGTTCATGGCCGTCGTCGAGCGGCGCCGGGAGATCGGCCTCCGCCGCGTGGTCGGCGCGACACGGCGGCAGGTGATCGCTCAGCTGCTGGTCGAGGCGGCGACGCTCGGCATCCTCGGGAGCACGCTCGGACTCGGTGCGGGCGCGCTCGGCGTCAGCGGCCTCAACACGCTGACGGAGCGGCTCGGCGCGGCGACCTTCCTCCTCACGCCGCGTCTGGCGGCCGCGGCCGCGCTGCTGCCGGCGGGCCTGGCGGCGATCGCCGGCCTGTGGCCGGCCTGGCGAGCCGCGCGGCTGCCGCCGACCGAGGCGATCCGCTACGCCTAGATCAGCGAGGGGCTCCCCGCCCCTCGCCCCGGCGGGCGAAGCCCGCCGGTGTCCCCACTCCCCGCTCGCTGCGCTCGGCCGCGCGCGCGGCGCGCGCGGAGATTCCATCTCGATTGGAGCTCCTGGCTCAGGGCT from Deltaproteobacteria bacterium carries:
- a CDS encoding ABC transporter permease, coding for MLAVRQALRELRRRRVRSALTTGGIAIGVAALVLLGALSEKMSRLVEGGRDFATGQVTVSGAGTGALSGMTRGGLLTAEQLRALETIDGVAAVAPIVMFPAADAPAALPLTLAPLVFGVDMEALALNRRSPRPRVSAGRLVPAPASDEAVLGNQVARLYHVGPGDPITVRGKRFRVVGVLEPTLTGPDSFVFMSFPTAQRLLIDSEPLLRRLLLVPGSNLLPIATAAAVFWASGQDPEALAARIRERLPGLSVVSPRDASIQLDRALAFLNAVIVGSGLVALLVASLAVTNTMFMAVVERRREIGLRRVVGATRRQVIAQLLVEAATLGILGSTLGLGAGALGVSGLNTLTERLGAATFLLTPRLAAAAALLPAGLAAIAGLWPAWRAARLPPTEAIRYA